In the Ctenopharyngodon idella isolate HZGC_01 chromosome 4, HZGC01, whole genome shotgun sequence genome, one interval contains:
- the ttll1 gene encoding probable tubulin polyglutamylase TTLL1 isoform X3, which produces MLSWFSVSETEVCVFLWSVCVCVCVMAGKVKWVTDIEKSVLINNFEKRGWIQVTDSDDWNFYWMSIQTIRSVFSVDTGYRLTDDQMVNHFPNHYELTRKDLMIKNIKRYRKDLEKEASPLAEKDESGKYLYLDFVPVTFMLPADYNLFVEEFRKSPSSTWIMKPCGKAQGKGIFLINKLSQIKKWSRDSRTSTFVAANSGKEAYVISLYIDNPLLIGGKKFDLRLYVLVTSYRPLKCYMYKLGFCRFCTVKYTPSTSELDNMFVHLTNVAIQKHGDDYNHVHGGKWTVSNLRLYLESTRGRDVTNHLFDQIHWIIVQSLKAVAPVMNNDKHCFECYGYDIIIDDRLKPWLIEVNASPSLTSSTANDRILKYNLINDTLNIVTPNGEIPDCRWNRSLPKEALGHYQVLYDEEQALSESADLRSRSGQSLGSKGSRSSSVRPPFPATWK; this is translated from the exons ATGTTGTCGTGGTTCAGCGTCTCTGAGAcggaagtgtgtgtgtttctctggagtgtgtgtgtgtgtgtgtgtgtgatggctGGGAAGGTGAAGTGGGTGACGGACATCGAGAAATCGGTGCTGATCAATAACTTTGAGAAGAGAGGATGGATCCAGGTGACGGACAGCGACGACTGGAACTTCTACTG GATGAGCATCCAGACCATCCGCAGTGTGTTCAGCGTGGACACCGGCTACCGGCTGACTGATGACCAGATGGTCAACCACTTCCCCAACCACTACGAGCTGACCAGGAAGGACCTGATGATCAAGAACATCAAGCGCTACCGCAAAGACCTGGAGAAGGAGGCCAGTCCCTTAGCCGAGAAGGATGAGAGCGGGAAATACCTCTACCTGG ATTTCGTGCCGGTGACGTTCATGCTGCCGGCCGACTACAACCTGTTCGTGGAGGAGTTCAGGAAGAGCCCGTCCAGCACGTGGATCATGAAGCCGTGCGGGAAGGCGCAGGGAAAAGGCATCTTCCTCATCAACAAGCTCTCTCAGATCAAGAAGTGGTCCCGCGACAGCCGCACGTCCAC GTTCGTGGCAGCGAACAGCGGGAAGGAGGCGTACGTCATCTCTCTGTACATCGACAACCCTCTGCTGATCGGCGGGAAGAAGTTCGACCTGCGTCTGTATGTGCTGGTGACCAGCTACAGGCCGCTCAAGTGCTACAT GTACAAACTGGGCTTCTGCCGCTTCTGCACGGTCAAATACACGCCCAGCACCAGTGAGCTGGACAACATGTTCGTGCACCTCACCAACGTGGCCATCCAGAAACACGGC GACGACTACAATCACGTTCACGGCGGGAAGTGGACGGTCAGTAACCTGCGGCTCTATCTGGAGAGCACTCGAGGACGGGACGTCACCAACCACCTGTTTGACCAGATCCACTGGATCATCGTGCAGTCGCTCAAAGCCGTGGCT CCCGTCATGAACAACGACAAGCACTGCTTCGAGTGTTACGGCTATGACATCATCATCGACGACAGGCTCAAGCCGTGGCTGATCGAG GTGAACGCGTCTCCGTCGCTCACCTCCAGCACGGCCAACGACCGCATCCTGAAGTACAACCTGATCAACGACACGCTGAACATCGTCACGCCCAACGGAGAGATCCCCGACTGCCGCTGGAACCGCAGCCTGCCCAAAGAGGCTCTGGGACACTATCAAGTGCT ATACGACGAGGAGCAGGCTCTGAGCGAGAGCGCCGACCTCAGGAGCCGCTCGGGGCAGTCGCTGGGGTCAAAGGGCAGCAGGTCCAGCAGCGTGCGCCCACCGTTCCCCGCCACCTGGAAGTGA
- the ttll1 gene encoding probable tubulin polyglutamylase TTLL1 isoform X2, which produces MAGKVKWVTDIEKSVLINNFEKRGWIQVTDSDDWNFYWMSIQTIRSVFSVDTGYRLTDDQMVNHFPNHYELTRKDLMIKNIKRYRKDLEKEASPLAEKDESGKYLYLDFVPVTFMLPADYNLFVEEFRKSPSSTWIMKPCGKAQGKGIFLINKLSQIKKWSRDSRTSTFVAANSGKEAYVISLYIDNPLLIGGKKFDLRLYVLVTSYRPLKCYMYKLGFCRFCTVKYTPSTSELDNMFVHLTNVAIQKHGDDYNHVHGGKWTVSNLRLYLESTRGRDVTNHLFDQIHWIIVQSLKAVAVSPDHEGATVTHLDCSDVELKVIIIIMCSSSRLQPVMNNDKHCFECYGYDIIIDDRLKPWLIEVNASPSLTSSTANDRILKYNLINDTLNIVTPNGEIPDCRWNRSLPKEALGHYQVLYDEEQALSESADLRSRSGQSLGSKGSRSSSVRPPFPATWK; this is translated from the exons atggctGGGAAGGTGAAGTGGGTGACGGACATCGAGAAATCGGTGCTGATCAATAACTTTGAGAAGAGAGGATGGATCCAGGTGACGGACAGCGACGACTGGAACTTCTACTG GATGAGCATCCAGACCATCCGCAGTGTGTTCAGCGTGGACACCGGCTACCGGCTGACTGATGACCAGATGGTCAACCACTTCCCCAACCACTACGAGCTGACCAGGAAGGACCTGATGATCAAGAACATCAAGCGCTACCGCAAAGACCTGGAGAAGGAGGCCAGTCCCTTAGCCGAGAAGGATGAGAGCGGGAAATACCTCTACCTGG ATTTCGTGCCGGTGACGTTCATGCTGCCGGCCGACTACAACCTGTTCGTGGAGGAGTTCAGGAAGAGCCCGTCCAGCACGTGGATCATGAAGCCGTGCGGGAAGGCGCAGGGAAAAGGCATCTTCCTCATCAACAAGCTCTCTCAGATCAAGAAGTGGTCCCGCGACAGCCGCACGTCCAC GTTCGTGGCAGCGAACAGCGGGAAGGAGGCGTACGTCATCTCTCTGTACATCGACAACCCTCTGCTGATCGGCGGGAAGAAGTTCGACCTGCGTCTGTATGTGCTGGTGACCAGCTACAGGCCGCTCAAGTGCTACAT GTACAAACTGGGCTTCTGCCGCTTCTGCACGGTCAAATACACGCCCAGCACCAGTGAGCTGGACAACATGTTCGTGCACCTCACCAACGTGGCCATCCAGAAACACGGC GACGACTACAATCACGTTCACGGCGGGAAGTGGACGGTCAGTAACCTGCGGCTCTATCTGGAGAGCACTCGAGGACGGGACGTCACCAACCACCTGTTTGACCAGATCCACTGGATCATCGTGCAGTCGCTCAAAGCCGTGGCTGTAAGTCCAGATCATGAGGGAGCGACTGTCACACATCTGGATTGTTCTGATGTTGAGCTGAAGGtcataatcataataatgtGTTCCTCTTCCCGTCTGCAGCCCGTCATGAACAACGACAAGCACTGCTTCGAGTGTTACGGCTATGACATCATCATCGACGACAGGCTCAAGCCGTGGCTGATCGAG GTGAACGCGTCTCCGTCGCTCACCTCCAGCACGGCCAACGACCGCATCCTGAAGTACAACCTGATCAACGACACGCTGAACATCGTCACGCCCAACGGAGAGATCCCCGACTGCCGCTGGAACCGCAGCCTGCCCAAAGAGGCTCTGGGACACTATCAAGTGCT ATACGACGAGGAGCAGGCTCTGAGCGAGAGCGCCGACCTCAGGAGCCGCTCGGGGCAGTCGCTGGGGTCAAAGGGCAGCAGGTCCAGCAGCGTGCGCCCACCGTTCCCCGCCACCTGGAAGTGA
- the ttll1 gene encoding probable tubulin polyglutamylase TTLL1 isoform X1, with protein MLSWFSVSETEVCVFLWSVCVCVCVMAGKVKWVTDIEKSVLINNFEKRGWIQVTDSDDWNFYWMSIQTIRSVFSVDTGYRLTDDQMVNHFPNHYELTRKDLMIKNIKRYRKDLEKEASPLAEKDESGKYLYLDFVPVTFMLPADYNLFVEEFRKSPSSTWIMKPCGKAQGKGIFLINKLSQIKKWSRDSRTSTFVAANSGKEAYVISLYIDNPLLIGGKKFDLRLYVLVTSYRPLKCYMYKLGFCRFCTVKYTPSTSELDNMFVHLTNVAIQKHGDDYNHVHGGKWTVSNLRLYLESTRGRDVTNHLFDQIHWIIVQSLKAVAVSPDHEGATVTHLDCSDVELKVIIIIMCSSSRLQPVMNNDKHCFECYGYDIIIDDRLKPWLIEVNASPSLTSSTANDRILKYNLINDTLNIVTPNGEIPDCRWNRSLPKEALGHYQVLYDEEQALSESADLRSRSGQSLGSKGSRSSSVRPPFPATWK; from the exons ATGTTGTCGTGGTTCAGCGTCTCTGAGAcggaagtgtgtgtgtttctctggagtgtgtgtgtgtgtgtgtgtgtgatggctGGGAAGGTGAAGTGGGTGACGGACATCGAGAAATCGGTGCTGATCAATAACTTTGAGAAGAGAGGATGGATCCAGGTGACGGACAGCGACGACTGGAACTTCTACTG GATGAGCATCCAGACCATCCGCAGTGTGTTCAGCGTGGACACCGGCTACCGGCTGACTGATGACCAGATGGTCAACCACTTCCCCAACCACTACGAGCTGACCAGGAAGGACCTGATGATCAAGAACATCAAGCGCTACCGCAAAGACCTGGAGAAGGAGGCCAGTCCCTTAGCCGAGAAGGATGAGAGCGGGAAATACCTCTACCTGG ATTTCGTGCCGGTGACGTTCATGCTGCCGGCCGACTACAACCTGTTCGTGGAGGAGTTCAGGAAGAGCCCGTCCAGCACGTGGATCATGAAGCCGTGCGGGAAGGCGCAGGGAAAAGGCATCTTCCTCATCAACAAGCTCTCTCAGATCAAGAAGTGGTCCCGCGACAGCCGCACGTCCAC GTTCGTGGCAGCGAACAGCGGGAAGGAGGCGTACGTCATCTCTCTGTACATCGACAACCCTCTGCTGATCGGCGGGAAGAAGTTCGACCTGCGTCTGTATGTGCTGGTGACCAGCTACAGGCCGCTCAAGTGCTACAT GTACAAACTGGGCTTCTGCCGCTTCTGCACGGTCAAATACACGCCCAGCACCAGTGAGCTGGACAACATGTTCGTGCACCTCACCAACGTGGCCATCCAGAAACACGGC GACGACTACAATCACGTTCACGGCGGGAAGTGGACGGTCAGTAACCTGCGGCTCTATCTGGAGAGCACTCGAGGACGGGACGTCACCAACCACCTGTTTGACCAGATCCACTGGATCATCGTGCAGTCGCTCAAAGCCGTGGCTGTAAGTCCAGATCATGAGGGAGCGACTGTCACACATCTGGATTGTTCTGATGTTGAGCTGAAGGtcataatcataataatgtGTTCCTCTTCCCGTCTGCAGCCCGTCATGAACAACGACAAGCACTGCTTCGAGTGTTACGGCTATGACATCATCATCGACGACAGGCTCAAGCCGTGGCTGATCGAG GTGAACGCGTCTCCGTCGCTCACCTCCAGCACGGCCAACGACCGCATCCTGAAGTACAACCTGATCAACGACACGCTGAACATCGTCACGCCCAACGGAGAGATCCCCGACTGCCGCTGGAACCGCAGCCTGCCCAAAGAGGCTCTGGGACACTATCAAGTGCT ATACGACGAGGAGCAGGCTCTGAGCGAGAGCGCCGACCTCAGGAGCCGCTCGGGGCAGTCGCTGGGGTCAAAGGGCAGCAGGTCCAGCAGCGTGCGCCCACCGTTCCCCGCCACCTGGAAGTGA